A DNA window from Hoplias malabaricus isolate fHopMal1 chromosome 5, fHopMal1.hap1, whole genome shotgun sequence contains the following coding sequences:
- the cdkn1a gene encoding cyclin-dependent kinase inhibitor 1 encodes MTSFRKRVLCSLHTLDSPHPVYGSVRRSLFGRVDSELLWAEFCDAMCRDLEDANLRWSFDFAAEKPLDGGAFQWERLPGAHLPALYRPCTVGVDRRLQRAESAYPGPAPYPPSGKENITPGTPEKSHTNTNISQVHSVLLDLEKTPVKQHTLKRKQSNITDFYQAKRRVVATPRKSGQ; translated from the exons aTGACATCATTCCGTAAGCGTGTCCTCTGTTCTCTGCATACTCTGGATTCTCCTCATCCTGTCTACGGTTCTGTCCGGCGGAGTCTGTTTGGGCGTGTCGACAGCGAGCTGCTGTGGGCTGAGTTCTGCGATGCCATGTGTCGTGACTTGGAGGATGCAAACCTTCGCTGGAGCTTTGATTTTGCTGCAGAGAAGCCGCTGGACGGTGGGGCATTTCAATGGGAGAGGCTCCCAGGGGCCCACCTGCCTGCCCTCTACCGACCCTGCACTGTCGGGGTGGATCGACGGCTCCAGAGAGCAGAGTCAGCCTACCCTGGTCCAGCCCCTTACCCCCCCAGCGGGAAGGAGAACATTACCCCTGGAACACCTGAGAAGAGTCATACCAACACTAACATCAGCCAAGTCCATAGCGTCCTGCTGGATCTGGAGAAAACACCTGTGAAACAGCACACATTGAAAAGGAAACAGTCCAACATCACAG ATTTCTATCAGGCCAAAAGACGAGTGGTGGCCACACCCAGAAAATCAGGCCAGTAA